One genomic segment of Blastopirellula marina includes these proteins:
- the hpnE gene encoding hydroxysqualene dehydroxylase HpnE gives MRGQRVAIVGGGLAGIAVAEALSRFPFEIHLFEAKRSLGGRAGAYRDPEHPSLIDRCQHVAMGCCTNFLGLCERLDLEDCFRRDTRLHFIDGDGQAHPFEASSWLPAPMHLAGAFRRQSYLSKPDQKRIAAALWEMAPPSAVEKYAGWKMHDWLVEQLQSEAAIRRFWEIVLVSALGAPLTEVSFVAARKVFVDGFLRHRRAYQIYVPRIPLQDVFDVQAAQKLGERGVRFHRQTPVRQVAYFNSRFNVRFGQGNEATFENFISAVPWHQSPKLFSPILKNLMPKLDNVDEIDSSPISSVHLWLDRPLTKLPHAVLLDRTSQWVFNHGARQFKETTGHYYQVVISASQDLAGVKHDELSRHVLGELVGAFGSSPAPYLLDYQVVTEKQAVFAATPSMEGLRPTQGTILPGLALAGDWTKTGWPSTMEGAVRSGYLAAEAILRKYDYHEPVGDADLPVSLLSRMLWGLGKE, from the coding sequence ATGCGCGGCCAACGCGTCGCCATCGTCGGGGGTGGGTTGGCAGGCATCGCTGTCGCCGAGGCGCTTTCGCGATTTCCCTTCGAGATTCACCTGTTCGAGGCCAAGCGATCGCTGGGAGGACGTGCCGGAGCCTATCGCGATCCGGAACATCCGTCGTTAATCGATCGTTGTCAGCATGTCGCAATGGGGTGCTGTACGAACTTCCTGGGACTTTGCGAGCGTCTGGACCTGGAAGATTGCTTCCGCCGCGACACGCGGCTGCACTTTATCGACGGCGACGGTCAGGCACATCCGTTTGAAGCCAGCAGTTGGCTGCCGGCCCCCATGCATTTGGCAGGCGCGTTTCGTCGTCAATCCTACCTTTCCAAGCCAGATCAGAAGCGGATCGCAGCAGCCCTGTGGGAAATGGCTCCACCATCCGCCGTCGAAAAGTATGCTGGCTGGAAGATGCACGACTGGTTGGTCGAGCAACTTCAGTCCGAGGCCGCCATTCGTCGCTTCTGGGAAATCGTGTTGGTGAGTGCCTTGGGCGCACCACTGACCGAAGTTTCGTTCGTCGCGGCACGTAAGGTCTTTGTCGATGGTTTCCTGCGGCATCGGCGTGCCTACCAGATCTATGTGCCGCGGATTCCACTGCAAGATGTCTTCGACGTTCAGGCCGCGCAAAAACTGGGAGAACGGGGCGTTCGCTTCCACCGGCAAACGCCAGTTCGGCAAGTGGCCTACTTCAATTCGCGATTCAACGTTCGCTTCGGCCAAGGCAATGAGGCAACGTTCGAGAACTTCATTTCGGCCGTCCCCTGGCATCAGTCCCCTAAGCTTTTCTCCCCCATCCTCAAGAACCTGATGCCGAAGCTAGACAACGTGGACGAGATTGATTCGTCTCCCATTTCTAGCGTTCATCTTTGGCTTGACCGCCCGCTAACCAAATTGCCGCATGCGGTACTGCTGGATCGGACCAGCCAATGGGTATTCAACCATGGGGCCCGGCAGTTCAAAGAAACGACTGGTCACTACTACCAGGTCGTCATCAGTGCTTCGCAAGACTTGGCCGGTGTGAAGCACGACGAACTCTCTCGGCATGTCCTGGGCGAGTTGGTCGGGGCGTTTGGGTCTTCGCCGGCCCCCTACCTGCTCGACTACCAGGTAGTGACCGAAAAGCAGGCCGTGTTCGCCGCGACCCCTTCGATGGAAGGACTTCGACCGACTCAAGGAACCATCTTGCCAGGCCTGGCTCTGGCTGGCGATTGGACGAAGACCGGCTGGCCTTCCACCATGGAAGGAGCTGTCCGCAGTGGCTACCTCGCTGCGGAAGCCATTCTCCGCAAGTACGACTACCACGAGCCGGTCGGCGATGCCGATCTACCCGTCAGCTTGCTCTCGCGAATGCTCTGGGGACTGGGAAAAGAGTAG
- a CDS encoding phytoene/squalene synthase family protein, giving the protein MTTSLSDSYALCRQFSQQSGSNFLLSFWFLPREKRQAMYALYAFFRHTDDLADEEGSDQAASLNSWRDQFHLAMQGSFNDPRLPALADTIRRYEIPEQYFLESIDGVASDLTRTRFTDFDELHHYCYQVASAIGLSCLPIWGIRPNFDREAAIAAGVAFQLTNILRDIHEDALRGRIYVPLDDLQRFDVSEESLLKGQHSPGFEPLMRFEIDRAEKLFTKAKDLRHDLHPDGRRIFDAMTETYHDLLKQIARSPGDVLRRKIQVGSWRKVKLFARLAMSRIPLGSREPLKVEVP; this is encoded by the coding sequence ATGACCACAAGCCTTTCCGACAGCTACGCCCTGTGCCGCCAGTTTTCCCAGCAGTCTGGCTCCAACTTCCTGCTCTCTTTCTGGTTCCTTCCCCGAGAGAAACGGCAGGCCATGTATGCCTTATATGCGTTCTTCCGGCATACCGACGACCTGGCAGATGAGGAAGGTTCAGATCAGGCAGCCAGTCTGAATTCATGGCGAGACCAATTCCACCTGGCCATGCAGGGAAGCTTCAACGATCCCCGTTTGCCGGCCCTGGCCGATACGATTCGCCGATATGAGATCCCCGAGCAATATTTCCTGGAATCAATCGACGGTGTGGCCAGCGACCTGACGCGAACTCGCTTTACCGACTTCGACGAACTTCATCACTACTGCTACCAGGTTGCGTCGGCGATTGGCTTGAGTTGCTTACCGATCTGGGGCATTCGTCCGAATTTCGATCGAGAAGCCGCCATTGCGGCTGGGGTTGCGTTTCAATTGACCAACATCCTTCGCGATATTCACGAAGACGCCCTGCGTGGACGCATCTACGTTCCGCTTGACGACCTTCAGCGGTTTGACGTGTCCGAAGAGTCGCTCCTGAAGGGGCAGCACTCCCCCGGCTTCGAGCCCCTGATGCGATTTGAAATCGATCGAGCCGAAAAGCTTTTCACCAAAGCCAAAGACCTGCGCCACGATCTTCATCCCGATGGCCGGCGAATCTTCGACGCCATGACCGAGACGTACCACGATCTGCTCAAGCAGATTGCTCGCAGCCCCGGGGATGTGCTGCGGCGGAAGATTCAGGTCGGTTCGTGGCGCAAAGTGAAATTGTTTGCCCGACTGGCCATGTCGCGGATCCCCTTGGGATCGAGAGAACCTCTGAAAGTGGAGGTTCCGTAG
- the hpnC gene encoding squalene synthase HpnC, with protein MTPFQYQLANYGPTASWQTPSTSDAYSYCQDLTAQSYENFSVISWFLPTELHPHFAAIYAYCRWADDLADETTTDAQGLKLLAWWEEQLESCYQEDAHHPVFVALKRTIREFKIPITPLRNLLIAFRQDQTKKRYNTYRELLAYCRNSADPVGRLVMYLGHCYSPEAVVYSDRVCTGLQLANFWQDVRRDFDKGRIYIPAEDFQRFGLSIDDMPACAEQDAFRELIEFEVRRAEQLLASGEPIVDFFPSKLKVDIALFIRGGQTILRQIRQQRFDTWSHRPKVGKGTKVKLLAQAWWEIRVRNKQFRADSYEVPA; from the coding sequence GTGACTCCTTTTCAGTATCAACTGGCAAACTATGGACCTACCGCCAGTTGGCAAACCCCCAGCACGAGCGACGCCTATTCGTATTGCCAGGACCTGACGGCCCAGTCGTACGAAAACTTCTCGGTCATTAGCTGGTTTCTGCCCACCGAGCTTCATCCCCACTTTGCTGCCATCTACGCCTATTGCCGCTGGGCGGATGACCTGGCGGACGAAACCACCACCGATGCCCAGGGGCTTAAGCTGTTGGCCTGGTGGGAAGAACAGCTCGAATCGTGTTACCAAGAGGATGCCCACCATCCGGTATTCGTCGCGTTGAAGCGTACGATTCGAGAATTCAAGATTCCCATCACCCCACTCCGTAACCTGCTTATTGCGTTCCGCCAGGATCAGACCAAGAAGCGGTATAACACCTACCGAGAGCTCCTGGCCTATTGCCGTAACTCCGCCGACCCCGTGGGACGCCTGGTGATGTATCTGGGGCACTGTTACTCCCCCGAAGCGGTCGTCTATTCCGACCGGGTATGCACTGGGCTGCAACTGGCCAACTTCTGGCAAGATGTCCGCCGCGACTTCGACAAGGGACGCATCTATATCCCGGCAGAAGACTTTCAGCGGTTTGGCCTTTCGATTGACGACATGCCCGCCTGTGCAGAACAAGATGCCTTTCGCGAACTGATTGAGTTTGAAGTCCGCCGCGCCGAACAACTCTTGGCTTCCGGCGAACCGATTGTCGACTTCTTCCCTTCTAAGTTGAAAGTCGACATCGCCCTGTTCATCCGAGGAGGGCAAACAATCCTGCGGCAGATTCGCCAACAGCGTTTCGACACGTGGAGCCACCGTCCGAAAGTCGGCAAAGGGACCAAGGTCAAATTGCTGGCTCAGGCCTGGTGGGAGATCCGCGTCCGTAACAAGCAGTTCCGTGCCGATTCCTACGAGGTGCCGGCATGA
- the ispH gene encoding 4-hydroxy-3-methylbut-2-enyl diphosphate reductase produces the protein MKVILASPRGFCAGVNMAIECLDLALKTFGAPVYVYHEIVHNKYVVETFKKKGAIFVDDVQEVPSKSILLFSAHGVSPEIRKAAKERDLTAIDATCPLVTKVHLEAIKFAKLGYTICLIGHEGHDEVIGTMGEAPEAIVLVETESDVDQLEIADPERLAYLTQTTLSVDDATRIINRLKERFPSIKGPPKADICYATQNRQEAVRILGTEAQLVLVLGSQNSSNSQRLKELAQESGTPGYLIDGASDIRPEWFDGVEGVLVTAGASAPEDVVQECLDYLVEKFDAKIETRSIREEEVHFPLPKELRKLVQLN, from the coding sequence ATGAAAGTGATTTTAGCAAGTCCACGCGGGTTTTGTGCGGGGGTGAACATGGCGATTGAGTGCCTTGACTTGGCGCTCAAGACGTTTGGTGCTCCTGTCTACGTTTATCACGAGATCGTCCATAATAAGTACGTCGTCGAGACCTTCAAAAAGAAGGGCGCTATTTTCGTCGACGACGTGCAGGAAGTCCCTTCCAAATCGATCCTGCTATTCAGCGCCCATGGCGTCTCGCCAGAGATTCGCAAAGCGGCCAAGGAACGCGACTTAACCGCGATCGATGCGACCTGCCCGTTGGTGACTAAGGTCCACCTGGAAGCGATCAAATTCGCCAAGCTGGGTTATACGATCTGCCTGATCGGTCACGAAGGGCACGACGAAGTGATCGGCACGATGGGGGAAGCCCCCGAGGCGATCGTCCTGGTTGAGACGGAGAGCGATGTCGACCAGTTGGAAATCGCCGATCCCGAAAGGCTGGCATACCTCACCCAAACGACCCTCTCGGTCGACGATGCGACACGGATCATCAACCGACTCAAAGAGCGGTTCCCGTCCATCAAAGGCCCACCTAAGGCCGACATCTGCTACGCAACCCAGAACCGCCAGGAAGCTGTGCGGATTCTGGGGACCGAAGCACAACTGGTGCTGGTGCTTGGCAGCCAGAATAGCTCGAACAGTCAGCGTCTGAAGGAACTCGCTCAAGAGAGTGGAACCCCTGGCTATCTGATCGATGGTGCCAGCGACATCCGGCCCGAGTGGTTCGATGGCGTGGAAGGGGTGCTGGTAACCGCTGGGGCGAGTGCCCCTGAGGATGTCGTTCAAGAGTGTCTCGATTACCTGGTCGAGAAGTTCGACGCCAAAATCGAAACACGCAGCATCCGAGAAGAAGAAGTTCATTTCCCGCTGCCGAAAGAACTTCGTAAGCTGGTTCAGCTTAATTAG
- a CDS encoding DUF1080 domain-containing protein: MPVASLFAQTPGLTPEEIEDGWISLFDGETLFGWNQVTKTDWKVVDGTIQATDGEIGLLCTTTQFADYILRADFLAEENTNSGIFLRTSPRPKSPSYDCYELNIAPPSNSFPTGSFVAREKVTPDCQPGEWHTFEVRVQGPVLEVKLDGEVVSTLEDKDYLGKGFIGLQHNEGKIQFRNISLKPLGLKSIFNGKDLTGWKQYPEMVTKFDVTEEGAIHAQDGPGQLETEGLYANFVLQMNAKTNAENLNSGLFFRSIPGDKMMGYESQIHNGIEGDDPTKPVDSGTGAIFRRTVARKVVSKDNQWLTKTLIAEGAHISVWVNGFQVTDWTDQRKPDANPRKGLRLEAGSIILQGHDPTTDVLFRNFQIQELPERWPVKRSE; encoded by the coding sequence ATGCCGGTCGCTAGCCTGTTCGCTCAAACGCCAGGGCTTACACCCGAAGAGATTGAAGATGGTTGGATCTCCCTGTTCGATGGAGAAACCCTTTTCGGCTGGAATCAGGTGACCAAGACCGACTGGAAAGTCGTTGACGGAACCATTCAGGCCACCGACGGTGAGATCGGCTTGCTCTGCACGACAACCCAGTTTGCCGACTATATCCTGCGAGCCGATTTCCTGGCCGAAGAGAACACCAACAGTGGCATCTTCCTGCGAACGTCACCGAGGCCCAAGAGCCCCTCGTACGATTGCTACGAGCTCAACATCGCCCCTCCCTCGAATTCCTTTCCCACCGGCAGTTTTGTCGCCCGCGAAAAGGTCACGCCCGATTGCCAGCCTGGTGAGTGGCATACGTTTGAAGTCCGTGTCCAAGGCCCCGTCCTGGAAGTGAAACTGGATGGCGAGGTGGTTTCGACTTTGGAAGACAAAGACTACCTAGGCAAAGGCTTTATCGGGCTGCAGCACAACGAAGGGAAGATCCAGTTCCGCAACATCAGCCTGAAACCACTCGGCCTGAAATCGATCTTCAACGGCAAAGACCTGACCGGGTGGAAACAGTACCCCGAGATGGTCACGAAATTCGACGTCACGGAAGAAGGTGCCATCCATGCCCAGGACGGCCCCGGCCAACTGGAAACCGAAGGGCTGTACGCCAATTTCGTTCTGCAAATGAATGCCAAAACCAACGCCGAGAACCTGAACTCTGGCCTCTTCTTCCGCAGTATCCCTGGCGACAAGATGATGGGCTACGAAAGCCAGATCCATAACGGCATTGAAGGGGATGACCCGACCAAGCCCGTTGATAGCGGCACAGGAGCAATCTTCCGCCGCACGGTTGCCCGAAAGGTGGTCAGCAAGGATAACCAGTGGCTGACCAAGACGCTGATCGCCGAAGGTGCCCATATCTCGGTTTGGGTCAACGGTTTCCAGGTCACCGACTGGACCGACCAGCGCAAGCCCGATGCCAACCCACGCAAAGGCCTGCGTCTGGAAGCTGGCAGTATCATCCTCCAGGGGCACGACCCGACGACCGACGTTCTCTTCCGCAACTTCCAGATCCAAGAGCTACCAGAGCGCTGGCCAGTGAAGCGCAGCGAGTAA
- a CDS encoding cation:proton antiporter, producing MDEKLYLLYFAGILALGISAQWIAWRLRLPSILLLLGFGFLASFLPEGPDEIIGREVLFPIVSLSVAVILFEGGMSLRFAELREVGPALGGLVTIGALVVWGLGSLAAHYVVGFSPAISAVVGAIVVVTGPTVVGPLLSHIRPSRKIGSLAKWEGIVIDPIGAVLAVLVFEFIMQTGEGATWATPMWSIAKTIGVGVILGVVTAYMMIFALKSYWVPDFLHNAFILAVLLAVFAISNYIQSESGLLTVTVLGLLMANQKHIPVRHIFEFKENLRVLLISCLFIVLAARISLGTLLGVGWTGLLFVAVLIVIVRPASVFLSTLGSSLNWREKVFLCFMAPRGIVAAAVGSIFSFELVHHAENLNLSEIGGTSEGALVVPVVFMVIVGTVTFYGLTAAPVARWLGLASPAPQGVLIAGADRWIRELAVVIKSAGFHVMLVDTNFRNITAARMQNLPAQCASILSDFVSEELNLGGIGRLLAATPNDEVNSLACMEFTHLFGRKEVYQTSPWDSGSGKRQSVSDHLRGRVIFGHGLDFYKIARRVTAGAQFKKTTITEEFTYHDFQQTHGESATLLFVIPEPNRLRIVTADDSFVPKAGQTIIALIDPRTEPIKPPAKADDSGSSNPVESPAKSVESE from the coding sequence GTGGACGAGAAGCTATACCTACTATATTTCGCCGGCATCCTGGCCCTGGGCATCTCAGCTCAGTGGATCGCTTGGCGGCTGCGGCTTCCTTCCATTTTGCTTCTACTTGGCTTCGGTTTTCTGGCCAGTTTTTTGCCGGAAGGCCCCGACGAGATCATCGGGCGCGAGGTCCTGTTTCCCATCGTCTCTCTCTCGGTGGCAGTGATTTTGTTTGAAGGAGGGATGAGCCTTCGTTTCGCGGAACTGCGTGAAGTGGGGCCGGCACTGGGGGGGCTGGTAACGATCGGGGCCCTGGTTGTTTGGGGCTTGGGTTCTCTTGCCGCGCACTATGTCGTTGGTTTTTCGCCAGCGATTTCTGCCGTGGTCGGTGCGATTGTGGTGGTGACCGGGCCTACCGTGGTTGGTCCTCTGCTGAGTCACATCAGGCCGTCGCGAAAGATCGGCTCGCTGGCCAAGTGGGAAGGGATCGTGATCGACCCCATCGGCGCGGTGCTGGCAGTGCTCGTTTTCGAGTTCATCATGCAGACCGGCGAAGGAGCAACCTGGGCCACGCCGATGTGGTCGATCGCCAAGACGATCGGCGTTGGTGTGATTCTCGGTGTCGTGACCGCCTACATGATGATCTTCGCGCTCAAGAGCTACTGGGTTCCAGACTTCCTGCACAACGCGTTCATCCTGGCTGTTTTGCTGGCCGTATTTGCGATCTCGAATTACATCCAGTCCGAGTCCGGCCTATTAACGGTTACCGTGCTGGGCCTGTTGATGGCCAATCAGAAGCATATTCCCGTTCGGCATATCTTCGAGTTCAAAGAGAACCTCCGAGTTTTGTTGATCTCGTGTTTGTTCATTGTTTTGGCCGCACGAATTTCCCTCGGAACACTTCTCGGAGTGGGCTGGACCGGTTTGCTGTTTGTGGCGGTGCTGATTGTCATCGTGCGTCCCGCTTCGGTTTTTCTTTCGACTCTGGGCAGCAGTCTGAATTGGCGGGAAAAGGTTTTTCTTTGTTTTATGGCCCCTCGCGGGATCGTCGCTGCCGCGGTCGGTTCGATTTTCTCCTTTGAACTGGTTCACCATGCCGAGAATTTAAATCTCAGTGAAATCGGTGGTACGTCCGAAGGTGCCCTCGTGGTGCCGGTCGTGTTTATGGTGATCGTGGGGACGGTCACGTTTTACGGTCTGACGGCCGCGCCGGTTGCCCGTTGGCTGGGACTTGCCAGTCCAGCTCCGCAAGGTGTGCTCATTGCCGGGGCGGATCGCTGGATTCGCGAACTTGCTGTGGTGATCAAGAGTGCCGGCTTTCACGTGATGCTGGTAGATACCAATTTCCGTAACATTACCGCGGCACGCATGCAGAATCTGCCTGCCCAGTGTGCAAGTATCCTCTCGGACTTTGTCAGCGAGGAACTCAATCTGGGTGGGATCGGGCGTCTGTTGGCTGCCACCCCGAACGACGAGGTTAACTCATTGGCGTGCATGGAGTTTACCCATCTGTTCGGTCGGAAAGAGGTCTACCAGACGAGCCCGTGGGATTCCGGTTCCGGTAAACGGCAGTCGGTTTCGGATCACCTGCGTGGGCGTGTGATCTTTGGGCATGGTCTCGACTTCTACAAAATCGCGCGACGCGTGACGGCAGGGGCCCAGTTCAAGAAGACCACGATCACCGAGGAATTCACCTACCACGATTTTCAGCAAACCCATGGCGAGTCGGCCACACTGTTGTTTGTGATTCCCGAGCCCAACCGGCTCAGGATCGTGACGGCCGACGATAGCTTCGTGCCTAAGGCCGGGCAAACGATCATTGCCTTGATTGATCCGCGCACCGAACCGATTAAGCCTCCAGCAAAGGCCGACGATTCAGGTTCTAGCAATCCGGTAGAATCGCCAGCGAAATCTGTGGAGTCGGAATAG
- a CDS encoding type II secretion system protein J, whose protein sequence is MWNIRTQHITTQTRGLTLVEMLMATALTLVMFAAVAQIFGMMGTAMRDARATIELSGNLRSVSTNLQHDLDNVSVDVLPWVQPGANQGYFEIIEGPDRDVDFAVSDVDLTTAGTQGSLAGDADDIICFTAYSRDQPFVGLIQGQLMPNVGGYANDIPHKYWVDRSNTSLFTTITSHYAEIVYFTKHTPLEDTDGDSQRDADETVTLYRRVLLIRPDIFMGNPNTMAATASYSLNYFQAMNYYDLSMWSASNVEWKTNSLEDLQSRDRRVAHAPYPANGLTVETGKILRVANPPATGDFDPAPMRPHALLSFEQLNRALELAGTNNRDRTGEDVMLTNTLAFDVRVYDPIAPVRNDSASSPSLMIAPGDPGFGSASTTNPMLGAFVDLNWSRSVPSGTTSYYNQSFEDAPNSKSLLRQVTAYFVDTNRNATDIYGSTAPANANEVNTIYFLQNPSMLNATPSSTIPGYSYYDTWPFFYEVDGVNQDASGTDTIPDEGTNGFDDDGDDIVDDHYAIDFDNNNIINTTTEPGELETEPPYNKALRAVSITVRAIEEGTRQVRQDTIISDFLPD, encoded by the coding sequence ATGTGGAATATTCGTACACAGCACATCACTACCCAAACGCGCGGACTGACGCTCGTCGAAATGTTGATGGCAACGGCGTTGACCCTGGTCATGTTTGCCGCCGTGGCCCAGATTTTCGGCATGATGGGTACCGCTATGCGTGACGCGCGAGCGACGATCGAGCTATCTGGCAACCTCCGCAGCGTTTCGACCAACCTTCAACACGACCTGGACAACGTCTCGGTTGATGTTCTGCCTTGGGTTCAACCCGGTGCGAATCAAGGTTACTTCGAGATCATCGAAGGGCCTGATCGTGATGTTGACTTCGCCGTTTCCGATGTCGACTTGACGACCGCCGGTACACAAGGCTCGCTGGCAGGCGATGCAGACGACATTATTTGCTTCACCGCCTACAGCAGGGATCAGCCGTTCGTCGGTTTGATACAGGGGCAGTTGATGCCCAATGTGGGCGGATATGCTAACGATATTCCCCACAAGTATTGGGTCGATCGTAGCAATACTTCGCTTTTCACGACGATCACCTCCCACTATGCTGAAATCGTTTATTTCACCAAGCACACGCCGCTGGAAGACACCGACGGCGACAGCCAGCGTGATGCCGACGAAACGGTGACGCTATATCGCCGCGTGCTGCTGATTCGCCCAGACATTTTCATGGGCAACCCCAACACGATGGCAGCCACGGCTTCTTATAGCCTGAACTATTTCCAGGCGATGAACTATTACGACCTCTCGATGTGGTCGGCCAGCAATGTGGAATGGAAGACCAATTCGCTTGAAGACTTACAGTCTCGAGATCGCCGTGTAGCTCATGCTCCGTATCCTGCCAACGGGCTTACCGTTGAGACCGGAAAGATCCTCCGCGTCGCCAATCCGCCCGCTACAGGTGATTTTGATCCGGCCCCTATGCGTCCCCACGCCTTGCTCTCCTTCGAGCAGTTGAACCGTGCTCTGGAACTCGCCGGCACCAACAATCGGGACCGCACCGGCGAAGACGTGATGCTCACCAATACCCTCGCATTTGATGTTCGAGTCTACGATCCGATCGCACCTGTGCGAAACGACTCGGCGTCTTCCCCCAGCCTGATGATTGCCCCAGGCGATCCTGGTTTTGGCTCGGCGAGTACCACCAATCCTATGTTGGGTGCTTTTGTCGACCTGAATTGGAGCCGAAGCGTCCCATCCGGAACGACAAGTTACTACAACCAATCTTTCGAGGACGCTCCTAACTCGAAGTCACTTCTACGGCAAGTCACTGCCTACTTCGTGGATACCAACCGGAACGCCACAGACATTTACGGCTCGACTGCTCCGGCGAACGCGAATGAAGTAAACACGATTTACTTCTTGCAGAACCCGTCCATGTTGAATGCAACACCAAGTTCAACGATTCCTGGTTATAGCTACTACGACACATGGCCGTTCTTCTACGAAGTCGACGGGGTGAACCAGGACGCCTCCGGCACCGATACCATTCCCGACGAAGGGACCAATGGCTTTGATGACGATGGGGACGACATCGTGGATGACCACTACGCCATCGATTTCGACAACAACAACATCATCAATACCACTACGGAACCAGGCGAACTGGAAACCGAACCACCCTACAACAAAGCCCTGCGTGCGGTTTCGATCACGGTCCGAGCGATCGAGGAAGGGACTCGTCAGGTTCGACAGGACACGATCATTTCGGATTTCCTGCCGGACTAA
- a CDS encoding NAD-dependent epimerase/dehydratase family protein, protein MATSLITGGAGFIGSHLAEALLGIGNQVIVVDDESTGSKQNIEHLLANPNFRFVHGTVSDRTLVRDLVNQANEVYHLAAAVGVALINQEPIQTIERNIYPTELLLAEVQRRNAEGDEVRMFMASTSEVYGKNPKDTWTEEDDLVFGATTRPRWSYGASKAIDEFLTLAYWHQKKTPVVIGRFFNVVGPRQTGAYGMVLPRFVDAALAGRSPIVHHDGSQIRCFAHVADVIGAVIQLMRTDAALGEVFNIGSDRPVTILELAKMVIGQANPGLEVQFQSYEEAFNSKFEDISRRVPDLTKIKNCIDYAPKHTLEDIIADVIQSKRP, encoded by the coding sequence ATGGCAACTTCTCTGATCACCGGCGGGGCCGGATTTATTGGTTCGCACCTGGCCGAAGCACTGCTAGGGATTGGCAACCAGGTCATTGTCGTCGACGACGAATCGACCGGATCGAAGCAAAACATCGAGCATTTGCTGGCGAACCCCAATTTTCGGTTTGTCCACGGTACCGTTTCCGATCGGACGCTCGTTCGCGACCTGGTCAACCAGGCCAATGAAGTCTATCACCTGGCAGCCGCGGTGGGTGTGGCTTTGATCAACCAAGAGCCAATTCAAACCATCGAGCGAAACATCTACCCGACCGAACTTCTGTTGGCAGAAGTTCAACGGCGCAATGCCGAAGGGGACGAAGTTCGCATGTTCATGGCCAGTACCTCGGAAGTCTACGGCAAAAACCCCAAAGATACCTGGACTGAAGAAGACGACCTGGTTTTCGGCGCAACCACCCGTCCTCGCTGGAGTTATGGTGCCTCGAAGGCGATCGATGAGTTCCTCACGCTGGCCTACTGGCATCAGAAGAAGACGCCGGTGGTGATCGGACGGTTCTTCAACGTCGTAGGGCCACGACAGACAGGGGCTTATGGCATGGTCCTTCCCCGCTTCGTCGATGCCGCATTAGCCGGAAGGTCCCCGATCGTTCATCACGATGGGAGCCAGATTCGCTGCTTTGCGCACGTGGCCGACGTGATTGGGGCGGTCATTCAACTCATGCGAACCGATGCGGCTCTGGGGGAAGTCTTCAACATTGGCAGCGACCGCCCAGTTACGATTCTGGAACTGGCCAAAATGGTCATTGGCCAGGCCAATCCTGGGCTGGAAGTTCAATTTCAGTCGTATGAAGAAGCATTTAACTCAAAATTCGAGGATATTTCGCGCCGGGTGCCTGATCTGACCAAGATCAAGAATTGCATTGACTACGCCCCAAAGCACACCTTGGAAGACATCATCGCCGACGTCATCCAGTCCAAGCGACCATAA